One Paenibacillus riograndensis SBR5 DNA segment encodes these proteins:
- a CDS encoding XkdW family protein, with protein sequence MAWIQPTLKLCELHKKNGDDEMILSLAIEQLFPTAEPNKDFEVWDNGPEPILRPGAEEKGRVRYEIKPPKEGEKPAEDVHYRYGIDYNLLTEGEDYDIVERGPYIAVWNLDKPQPTEAELQAAWEAYQEAEANKPPELTGLEQLQKENLLLKSQNNALSERADFIEDIIAEMAMRVYQ encoded by the coding sequence ATGGCATGGATACAACCCACCTTGAAATTGTGCGAGTTGCATAAAAAGAATGGAGATGATGAAATGATTTTATCGCTTGCTATAGAACAGTTGTTTCCAACGGCGGAACCGAATAAAGATTTTGAAGTATGGGACAACGGCCCGGAACCCATCCTGCGGCCCGGAGCCGAGGAAAAAGGCCGAGTCCGCTACGAGATCAAGCCGCCGAAAGAAGGCGAGAAACCAGCAGAGGACGTCCATTATCGCTACGGTATCGACTACAACCTACTCACTGAGGGTGAGGATTACGATATCGTAGAGCGTGGACCCTATATCGCAGTCTGGAACCTGGATAAGCCCCAGCCGACAGAAGCCGAGCTGCAAGCCGCTTGGGAAGCCTACCAGGAAGCCGAAGCCAACAAGCCGCCGGAACTTACTGGGCTTGAACAGCTCCAAAAGGAAAATCTTCTGCTGAAGTCGCAAAACAATGCTCTGTCTGAGAGGGCTGACTTTATTGAAGATATCATTGCAGAGATGGCGATGAGGGTCTATCAGTAA
- a CDS encoding C1q-like domain-containing protein, translated as MQTTGNLGLKKPDGTDIVDIADLNGNMDVLDTAVKNVQDHAVDTVKHITAAERTAWNAKASTAAATASAAGLMAAADKAKLDGVAAGANKYVHPNHTGDVTSTGDGVTAIAPGVIVNADINAAAAIDATKIGTGVVSNAEFGYLDGVTSGIQGQLNSKAPLATTPQQTTADITYYVRTDGNDGNNGLANTAGGAFRTIQKAVSMIPDTVNHFVAVNVAAGTYAEIISLSGYSGSGQIAVMGDSVVSTSRTVDAIKMYSNSCFVTVNGFNCLPPSGTNAVSVISSVGALINNINSTVAAGTGAGLDVNLSNIRATSCNFSNKFIAVNAVNASVAYIENFTGSGNTWGNRSVLGSVVTAAGTRVTGTSGDSSDNGILTYGGVINPWGDNTHDIRAIVWCGGLASGLTTTASAWNLLRYVISTNQQSGYNTTTGVFTSPQTGWYKIKAAVQLQSAPAATYQLGILQNGSSRWIADVLTTTVTTHTFLSGDIFLYLPAGQTAAIQLYTDMYSVAIVNGMDTTHLEIVRVA; from the coding sequence ATGCAGACTACGGGCAATTTGGGGCTGAAAAAGCCGGATGGCACAGATATAGTCGATATCGCCGATTTGAACGGTAATATGGATGTTTTGGATACTGCCGTTAAAAATGTGCAGGATCATGCCGTGGATACGGTAAAGCATATTACAGCGGCGGAACGCACCGCTTGGAATGCTAAGGCTTCCACAGCTGCAGCCACTGCTAGCGCTGCCGGACTGATGGCCGCAGCGGATAAGGCGAAGCTGGACGGAGTAGCGGCCGGAGCCAATAAATATGTACATCCCAATCATACCGGGGATGTGACCAGCACAGGGGATGGGGTTACCGCGATTGCTCCCGGGGTTATTGTAAACGCGGATATTAACGCGGCTGCGGCAATCGATGCAACCAAGATCGGCACTGGCGTTGTATCGAATGCGGAGTTTGGGTATTTGGATGGAGTGACCAGCGGGATACAAGGACAACTCAACAGTAAAGCGCCTTTGGCGACCACCCCGCAGCAGACGACAGCGGATATTACCTATTATGTGCGTACGGATGGGAACGACGGTAATAATGGATTGGCGAATACGGCGGGTGGGGCGTTTAGGACGATTCAAAAGGCAGTTAGTATGATTCCTGATACCGTCAACCATTTTGTGGCAGTAAATGTTGCGGCTGGTACGTATGCAGAGATTATTAGTCTATCTGGATATTCAGGATCTGGTCAAATAGCTGTGATGGGTGACAGTGTTGTATCTACGAGCAGAACGGTAGATGCAATTAAAATGTACAGCAACTCATGTTTTGTTACAGTAAATGGGTTCAACTGTTTGCCCCCTAGTGGTACTAATGCTGTTTCAGTAATATCAAGCGTCGGTGCCTTGATCAATAATATAAACAGTACTGTCGCCGCAGGAACAGGTGCCGGTTTAGATGTGAATTTAAGCAATATTAGAGCAACGTCATGTAATTTTTCCAACAAATTCATTGCAGTTAATGCCGTTAATGCCAGCGTTGCGTATATCGAGAATTTCACAGGTTCAGGAAACACTTGGGGAAATAGAAGTGTTCTCGGTTCTGTAGTCACAGCGGCAGGAACTCGTGTAACAGGTACTAGCGGAGATTCAAGTGATAACGGAATTTTAACCTACGGCGGTGTTATTAACCCATGGGGAGATAATACACATGACATCAGAGCAATAGTGTGGTGCGGCGGGCTGGCTTCAGGTTTAACAACCACCGCGTCCGCGTGGAATTTGCTTAGATATGTAATTTCCACCAATCAACAAAGCGGGTACAACACCACTACGGGAGTATTCACTAGTCCACAAACAGGTTGGTATAAAATCAAAGCGGCTGTCCAGTTACAGAGTGCCCCGGCTGCCACTTATCAACTCGGTATACTGCAAAATGGTTCTAGCAGATGGATTGCGGATGTTTTAACAACGACTGTGACCACACATACTTTCTTATCAGGAGACATATTCCTGTATCTCCCAGCTGGACAGACTGCTGCCATACAGCTATACACAGACATGTATTCCGTTGCCATAGTAAATGGCATGGATACAACCCACCTTGAAATTGTGCGAGTTGCATAA
- a CDS encoding YmfQ family protein, which translates to MTYGENLYGTISYSSSPATQDGPEFSKPDLMKYLPEYYQGVLEMEQIQDSHAAECGQLAYSIEDSALQTNVESATWGLARWEKVLALTTDNTKSYAARREMIKAKLRGSGTTTPEMIRRTASAFSGGDVQVVEVPGAYSFEVRFVGTLGIPENMAGLIQIIEEIKPAHLDYKFVYSYTWWNSLKSLTWNAAHARTWNELRVYE; encoded by the coding sequence ATGACCTATGGCGAGAATTTATACGGGACCATAAGCTATTCTTCCAGTCCCGCGACACAAGACGGGCCGGAATTTAGCAAGCCTGACCTGATGAAATACCTGCCGGAGTATTATCAGGGTGTACTTGAGATGGAGCAGATCCAGGATAGCCATGCTGCGGAATGCGGACAGCTGGCCTATTCGATAGAGGATTCAGCATTGCAGACGAATGTGGAGTCGGCAACCTGGGGGCTTGCGCGCTGGGAGAAGGTGCTGGCCCTGACCACGGACAATACCAAATCCTATGCCGCCCGCCGGGAAATGATCAAGGCCAAGCTGCGCGGAAGCGGGACCACTACGCCGGAGATGATCCGGCGGACGGCGTCCGCTTTTTCCGGAGGGGATGTTCAGGTTGTGGAGGTGCCGGGAGCATACAGCTTTGAGGTGCGTTTTGTAGGGACGCTGGGCATCCCGGAGAACATGGCAGGGTTAATCCAAATCATAGAAGAGATTAAGCCTGCACATCTGGATTATAAGTTTGTGTACAGCTATACCTGGTGGAATTCGCTGAAGTCACTCACCTGGAATGCTGCGCACGCCAGAACATGGAATGAATTAAGAGTATACGAATAG
- a CDS encoding hyaluronate lyase N-terminal domain-containing protein has protein sequence MALKTLIQIRRGQESALGTLAVGELGFCTDTGKLYIGTGTVNKLLVASQSTGDMLKSIYDTNNNGKVDYAQAADTVPWSGVDGKPAVYPPAAHTHEYMPKGPLSWNQLKGV, from the coding sequence ATGGCTCTGAAGACTTTAATTCAAATCCGCCGCGGCCAAGAAAGCGCACTGGGAACTCTTGCTGTTGGCGAACTCGGGTTCTGCACCGATACAGGCAAGCTCTACATCGGTACGGGCACTGTCAACAAACTGCTCGTAGCCTCACAAAGCACCGGTGATATGCTGAAAAGCATCTATGACACCAACAACAACGGCAAAGTGGATTACGCGCAGGCGGCGGATACCGTACCTTGGTCAGGGGTAGACGGGAAGCCGGCGGTGTATCCGCCAGCGGCTCATACGCATGAGTACATGCCTAAAGGCCCGCTGAGCTGGAATCAGCTTAAAGGGGTGTAA
- a CDS encoding DUF2793 domain-containing protein, whose product MAQTIQVKRGTRAELAAYGVLQAGEMGFCTDTKEVYIGDGTSNSMVGRAMSGPEASRPAAASAGRVYIVTSGTNSGYLYFDDGAAWRRINVQKLSDLTGSVDEVADGATYAKVLKADITAGHINKISDGTNIKTAAEIKTHIDDASKHRVINDAGTAITDLWSAQKIRNEIELAKHNIEPQSSVKDQNLAVPPASPAEGDRYIIPAAATGVWAGKTSQIAEYQSAAWVYYTPAVGWTAYVDDEQKIYSWNGSAWVRTGGALQTITAGNGLTGGGQADSVTLNIGAGYGIGVTADAIAVTAGKGITVDANGVAANVDGSSIVYDTVNGNRLMVGAIDGGTF is encoded by the coding sequence ATGGCACAAACCATTCAAGTAAAACGCGGCACCCGGGCGGAGCTTGCTGCTTATGGAGTTCTGCAGGCGGGCGAGATGGGCTTCTGCACAGATACCAAGGAAGTCTATATTGGTGACGGCACCTCCAACTCCATGGTGGGCCGGGCGATGTCCGGTCCGGAGGCTTCACGTCCGGCAGCCGCTTCTGCGGGGCGGGTATACATTGTAACCAGCGGAACGAACAGCGGCTATTTGTATTTTGACGATGGCGCGGCCTGGCGCCGGATCAATGTGCAGAAGCTGAGTGATCTGACAGGGTCAGTGGACGAGGTTGCCGATGGGGCAACCTATGCCAAGGTACTGAAGGCAGACATCACGGCAGGACATATAAATAAGATCTCTGACGGTACAAATATCAAAACTGCAGCTGAGATCAAAACCCATATCGACGATGCGTCCAAGCACCGTGTAATCAATGATGCGGGAACGGCTATTACCGATCTGTGGTCAGCACAAAAAATCAGGAATGAGATCGAGCTGGCCAAGCATAACATCGAGCCGCAGAGTTCAGTGAAGGACCAGAATCTGGCCGTTCCCCCGGCGAGTCCTGCGGAGGGCGACCGTTACATTATTCCTGCGGCGGCAACAGGCGTCTGGGCGGGCAAAACCAGTCAAATTGCCGAGTATCAATCTGCGGCATGGGTGTATTATACACCGGCTGTGGGCTGGACGGCTTATGTTGACGATGAGCAGAAAATCTACAGCTGGAACGGCAGTGCCTGGGTTCGTACGGGTGGAGCATTACAGACGATTACAGCCGGCAATGGCCTTACCGGGGGCGGACAAGCCGATTCAGTAACACTGAACATTGGGGCAGGCTACGGGATTGGTGTGACGGCCGATGCGATTGCAGTGACCGCCGGCAAAGGGATCACCGTCGATGCGAACGGTGTAGCGGCCAATGTAGATGGAAGCAGCATCGTATACGACACAGTTAATGGCAACCGGCTGATGGTGGGTGCTATTGACGGCGGCACATTCTAG
- a CDS encoding baseplate J/gp47 family protein: MYEDQTFEALLGRMLDRVPSSLDKREGSIIYDALAPAAAEMAQMYIELDVNSNLFFADTATGEYLERSIAWSGITRRAASKAELKAMFYNSASGLLDVPLGSRFSLDLLHYTAVEKLAPGTYRLESETAGEEGNRYFGSLLPIDYIPVLARGEITALLIPGENAEDDEALRQRYLESVRRPSTSGNKYHYMEWALQIDGVGGARVFPLWNGPKTVKVVIVDAAKRPASELLVSQVQQYIDPVSGQGEGQAPVGAVVTVAAAAGKSISVSAKVTLASGYSLQEVIDAFKEILEKYRKEKAFTASYISQSVIGSLLLDTEGVVDYSGLKLNGVTGNVTLSETEVPLFSSVVLEV; encoded by the coding sequence GTGTATGAAGATCAGACGTTCGAGGCTCTGCTTGGGCGGATGCTGGACCGTGTGCCATCCAGCCTGGATAAACGTGAAGGCAGCATCATTTATGATGCGCTGGCTCCGGCGGCCGCCGAAATGGCTCAGATGTATATTGAGCTGGATGTAAACAGCAATCTGTTTTTCGCGGATACGGCTACTGGTGAATATTTGGAACGCAGCATTGCCTGGTCGGGAATAACCAGACGTGCCGCAAGCAAGGCCGAGCTCAAAGCAATGTTCTATAATAGCGCGAGTGGACTGCTGGATGTTCCGCTGGGCAGCCGTTTTTCGCTCGATTTGCTGCATTATACGGCGGTGGAGAAGCTGGCTCCGGGAACCTACAGGCTGGAGAGCGAAACAGCGGGGGAGGAAGGCAACCGGTATTTTGGCTCCTTGCTGCCTATTGATTATATTCCTGTTCTGGCACGCGGAGAGATAACAGCCCTGCTGATTCCCGGTGAAAATGCCGAGGATGACGAGGCGCTGCGCCAGCGTTATCTGGAGTCGGTCAGACGCCCGTCAACGAGCGGCAACAAATATCATTATATGGAATGGGCGCTGCAAATAGACGGCGTAGGGGGAGCGCGGGTTTTTCCGTTATGGAATGGACCGAAGACGGTGAAAGTGGTCATTGTGGATGCCGCGAAGCGGCCTGCCTCAGAACTGCTGGTGTCGCAGGTGCAGCAATATATCGATCCTGTCTCTGGACAGGGTGAAGGCCAAGCGCCGGTGGGTGCGGTAGTGACTGTGGCGGCTGCAGCCGGGAAAAGCATCAGCGTGAGCGCCAAGGTTACACTTGCTTCCGGTTATAGTCTGCAGGAGGTAATCGATGCTTTTAAGGAGATCCTGGAGAAATACCGCAAGGAAAAGGCCTTTACTGCGTCCTATATCAGCCAATCTGTAATAGGTTCACTGCTGCTGGATACAGAAGGCGTTGTGGACTATAGCGGGCTGAAGTTGAACGGCGTAACGGGCAATGTCACTCTAAGCGAAACTGAAGTGCCGCTGTTCAGCAGCGTCGTGCTGGAGGTGTAG
- a CDS encoding DUF2634 domain-containing protein: MIPVIGNAGPITAPLEGDTSLGNTEMSSLTYRMDWDKKRITSRLDGLEAVQQAVAKMLRTDRYEHLIYSSDYGTEWSLVLGKDRLLVRAEIRRIVSEALLQDERIIGLEDTKVSFNGDNLSFSCKVITQYGNFELRKEMSEGV, translated from the coding sequence ATGATACCCGTAATTGGAAATGCAGGCCCGATCACCGCACCTCTTGAAGGAGACACCTCCTTGGGGAACACTGAAATGTCCAGTCTGACCTACAGAATGGATTGGGACAAAAAACGAATTACGAGCCGGTTGGACGGCCTTGAAGCAGTGCAGCAGGCAGTGGCCAAAATGCTGCGGACAGACCGTTATGAGCATCTGATCTACAGTTCTGATTACGGGACTGAGTGGAGTCTTGTGCTGGGAAAAGACAGGCTGCTGGTGAGAGCTGAAATCAGGCGTATTGTTAGTGAAGCATTGCTTCAGGATGAGCGGATTATCGGGCTGGAGGACACTAAGGTTTCTTTTAACGGAGATAATCTGAGCTTTAGCTGCAAGGTGATTACCCAGTACGGAAATTTCGAGCTAAGAAAGGAGATGAGTGAGGGTGTATGA
- a CDS encoding DUF2577 domain-containing protein, producing MLDIIKKASLGAVGSTNPVAFSYGTVTVAAPLQIQVDQRFILSGAALVLPESVMESKLEWDGREIVLRRGLEKGDRVLMVRMQGGQSYVVLDRLVDPI from the coding sequence ATGCTCGATATTATAAAAAAAGCAAGTCTCGGCGCCGTAGGGAGTACCAACCCTGTGGCTTTTTCGTATGGGACGGTAACCGTGGCAGCACCGCTGCAGATTCAGGTGGACCAGCGGTTTATTTTGTCAGGAGCCGCTCTGGTTCTTCCCGAATCCGTCATGGAGAGCAAGCTCGAATGGGATGGAAGGGAAATTGTTCTGCGCCGGGGGCTTGAGAAGGGGGACCGTGTCCTGATGGTCCGGATGCAGGGCGGGCAGAGTTACGTTGTACTGGACAGGCTGGTGGATCCGATATGA
- a CDS encoding XkdQ/YqbQ family protein, whose translation MELLLKNKEGLLWDIAGIVSDLSWKTSRAGKPATLDMTIIDSGIYQHPKFKISNGDIVQFRKDGINVFYGFVFSIDTGSDQQIKLTAYDQIRYLLGNGSYVLQDVTASELISKIAKDYGLKTGVLEETTYRMPSLIEDDKKLLDIIMRAIGGELEKKGRLMAFYDDFGQLTLRGMDSMKLDLVLGAGHYLYDYSLKKSIDDDTYNTIYLYKDNKESGKREFYPVSDPENVKRWGILHLYKKADDKANAAQIQENADNLLKLHNREKTSLSVQAIGDLRVRAGNLIYVLLDALDTRLFLVEQCSHKISGGEHTMSLDIKVV comes from the coding sequence ATGGAACTGCTGTTGAAAAATAAAGAAGGGCTCCTGTGGGATATTGCCGGGATTGTCTCAGATCTTTCCTGGAAGACGTCCCGGGCAGGCAAGCCGGCAACGCTGGACATGACTATTATCGACAGCGGCATCTATCAGCACCCCAAATTTAAGATCAGCAACGGGGATATTGTCCAGTTCCGCAAAGATGGCATCAATGTATTCTACGGGTTCGTGTTCAGCATTGATACCGGGAGTGATCAGCAGATCAAGCTGACGGCCTATGACCAGATCCGCTATCTGCTCGGCAACGGAAGCTACGTGCTTCAGGATGTTACAGCCAGTGAGCTCATTTCAAAAATTGCCAAGGACTACGGATTGAAGACCGGAGTGCTTGAAGAAACCACATACCGCATGCCTTCTTTAATAGAAGATGATAAGAAGCTGCTGGATATTATTATGAGGGCTATTGGCGGTGAGCTGGAGAAGAAGGGGCGGCTAATGGCTTTTTATGATGACTTCGGCCAGCTGACGCTGCGGGGAATGGACTCGATGAAGCTTGATCTGGTGCTGGGAGCAGGACATTATCTTTATGACTATTCGCTCAAAAAAAGCATTGATGACGATACCTACAATACGATCTATCTCTATAAGGACAACAAAGAGAGCGGCAAGCGGGAGTTCTACCCGGTCAGCGACCCGGAGAATGTGAAACGCTGGGGTATTCTGCATCTCTACAAAAAAGCCGATGACAAGGCGAACGCCGCACAGATTCAAGAGAACGCAGACAACCTGCTGAAGCTGCATAACCGGGAAAAAACAAGTCTTTCCGTACAGGCCATAGGCGATCTGCGGGTTCGTGCAGGCAACCTGATTTATGTGCTGTTGGATGCGCTGGACACCAGACTGTTTTTGGTGGAGCAATGCAGCCATAAGATTTCTGGCGGGGAGCATACCATGTCCCTGGATATAAAGGTGGTGTAG
- a CDS encoding LysM peptidoglycan-binding domain-containing protein yields MEEYGFFLSFNELEDLFRLPVNPETLEIKESGDSKSYTIVDLGEINAIAYPKLTEITIESIFPAQHYPFVLVRSEGPNRLLRPFEYVEMIQKWMKSRRPIRFVLSGVNLKGEQDHSAVPNDLALNMAMSIESFTWKLSAGTSGDVEYSLSLKKYVFYQASPVKIVKGQVKAEPKRASDKAVPKTYTMKAGDSLWSIAKKILGDGQKYKVIQKLNGIKDSELKKLPIGKVLKLP; encoded by the coding sequence GTGGAAGAATACGGTTTTTTCTTGAGTTTTAATGAGCTGGAGGATCTCTTCCGGTTGCCTGTGAATCCGGAGACGCTGGAAATCAAAGAGTCGGGAGACAGCAAAAGCTATACCATAGTCGATCTGGGTGAAATCAATGCCATTGCCTACCCGAAGCTGACGGAGATCACGATTGAGAGTATCTTCCCGGCGCAGCATTATCCTTTTGTGCTGGTGCGCAGTGAGGGGCCTAACCGGCTGCTGCGGCCTTTTGAATATGTGGAGATGATCCAGAAATGGATGAAGAGCCGCAGGCCGATCCGGTTTGTGTTGTCCGGGGTGAACTTGAAGGGGGAGCAGGATCACTCAGCCGTACCGAATGATTTGGCCTTGAATATGGCCATGAGTATCGAGAGCTTTACTTGGAAGCTTAGCGCGGGCACCTCCGGTGACGTGGAGTATTCACTATCCCTCAAAAAGTACGTGTTCTACCAGGCCAGTCCTGTAAAGATCGTCAAGGGCCAAGTTAAGGCAGAGCCAAAGCGGGCGAGTGATAAAGCGGTCCCCAAAACGTACACGATGAAAGCGGGCGACAGTCTGTGGAGCATTGCCAAGAAGATTCTCGGTGATGGTCAGAAATATAAGGTGATACAGAAGCTTAACGGCATCAAGGACAGTGAGCTGAAAAAGCTCCCCATCGGCAAAGTCCTTAAGCTGCCGTAG
- a CDS encoding phage tail tape measure protein codes for MRIDVSKAVMLPVKSLAIWKVLNKQSQRIGVKLDLANRSIKGMQAALTRSSDELNRTLDKVNQSLLDINDTLLEGFKRMPPQILVTRDIVVGQSQQASQSQQLGVRMLNASPTVQAAKKEEEKAKEVEWWKGFEKKEKKEEKEEEKKPEIKVEPLPTPKINLKKEPPVPPVPPTPPQPDSKILNFLKTADWVTPFNKIKSFGEKAVKAAVKPGDIADWNKLNDNVDAAMGKIGVKALGALRPVMDTLNQALTSGQLAPTIDALANGFLVIANVIGMIVDGLLWLVGVVQENWAIIEPILIAIAVVYLAAMIVQVYLLAAAWLAANWPILIVIAVIAGLILIFQNLGISAGQVVGAIAGAFSWLMAVFQNIWIGLQNGFYVVWDGIVNGFNTAVLFVKQLLYGLGMGTLDVLYNMAVGVESFADGFVKVMVEAIRWVVDKFNGMAEALSKIPFFDKMGIGTIKLDLDGLKVPHAASELVDKYRKEFKTLEPPEDITKQETKHKEYVDTKDAFNSSYTQAKEWTDNKVESISSAFSDKGRDAKKLTKPPASGQQIQNTAGLFANQGGNLNNVNRVNEVGSINDTVDISSEDLEMMRELAEIQAIQNFVELTPTVQVTTGNINNAGDIDTIINKIGQKLNEEFVSTAQGVYT; via the coding sequence ATGAGAATAGATGTTTCTAAAGCCGTGATGCTTCCGGTCAAGTCGCTTGCGATCTGGAAAGTGTTAAATAAACAGTCCCAGCGCATTGGTGTCAAGCTGGATCTTGCCAATCGTTCGATTAAGGGAATGCAAGCCGCACTTACACGCTCCAGCGATGAATTAAACCGCACTTTGGACAAAGTTAACCAATCTTTGCTGGATATTAATGATACGCTGCTGGAAGGCTTCAAGCGAATGCCGCCGCAGATTCTGGTCACCAGAGACATTGTTGTCGGACAAAGTCAGCAGGCCAGTCAGTCCCAGCAGCTTGGGGTGCGTATGCTGAATGCTTCTCCAACCGTACAGGCGGCTAAGAAGGAAGAAGAAAAGGCCAAAGAGGTGGAATGGTGGAAAGGGTTCGAAAAGAAAGAAAAAAAGGAGGAAAAGGAAGAAGAAAAGAAGCCTGAAATTAAAGTTGAACCCTTACCTACACCCAAGATCAATTTGAAAAAAGAGCCTCCGGTTCCACCGGTCCCTCCAACGCCGCCACAGCCAGATTCCAAGATACTGAATTTTTTGAAGACTGCGGACTGGGTTACCCCGTTCAACAAGATTAAGTCTTTCGGGGAGAAGGCAGTCAAGGCTGCTGTAAAACCAGGAGATATTGCAGACTGGAACAAGCTGAATGATAATGTGGATGCGGCAATGGGCAAAATCGGTGTAAAGGCGCTGGGGGCCCTGCGGCCTGTAATGGATACACTGAATCAAGCGCTCACCTCCGGCCAACTGGCCCCAACGATTGACGCATTGGCAAATGGCTTTTTGGTGATAGCCAATGTAATCGGGATGATTGTGGATGGATTATTATGGCTGGTTGGTGTAGTGCAGGAGAATTGGGCGATTATTGAGCCGATTCTTATCGCGATAGCGGTTGTCTATCTGGCGGCAATGATCGTTCAGGTATATTTGCTTGCTGCAGCCTGGCTGGCTGCGAACTGGCCGATTCTAATCGTGATTGCGGTAATCGCGGGTCTGATCTTAATTTTTCAGAACCTGGGGATATCGGCGGGGCAGGTTGTAGGGGCTATCGCGGGGGCGTTCAGCTGGTTGATGGCGGTTTTCCAAAATATTTGGATAGGCCTGCAAAATGGATTTTATGTGGTTTGGGATGGCATTGTTAATGGATTTAATACTGCTGTTCTTTTTGTGAAGCAATTGTTATATGGCTTAGGTATGGGTACGCTGGATGTCCTCTATAATATGGCGGTTGGTGTTGAGAGCTTTGCTGATGGTTTTGTGAAGGTTATGGTAGAGGCGATCCGTTGGGTGGTTGACAAGTTCAACGGCATGGCTGAAGCGTTAAGCAAAATTCCTTTCTTCGATAAGATGGGGATCGGCACGATCAAGCTTGACCTGGATGGGCTGAAGGTTCCCCATGCCGCCAGCGAGCTGGTGGATAAGTACCGTAAAGAATTCAAAACACTGGAGCCTCCTGAGGATATCACTAAGCAGGAAACGAAGCATAAAGAGTATGTGGATACGAAAGATGCTTTTAACTCCAGCTATACACAGGCTAAAGAATGGACAGACAACAAGGTCGAAAGTATTTCGAGTGCATTTTCTGATAAAGGGCGCGATGCCAAGAAATTAACAAAACCGCCAGCAAGCGGGCAACAGATTCAGAACACTGCCGGTCTTTTTGCCAATCAGGGCGGCAACCTGAACAATGTGAACAGGGTAAATGAGGTCGGCTCCATCAACGACACCGTAGACATCTCCAGTGAGGATCTTGAAATGATGCGCGAGCTGGCGGAGATTCAGGCCATTCAGAACTTTGTGGAGCTGACGCCTACAGTGCAGGTGACTACCGGGAACATCAACAATGCCGGTGACATCGATACGATCATCAACAAGATCGGGCAAAAGCTGAATGAGGAATTTGTCTCTACGGCCCAGGGGGTGTATACGTAA
- a CDS encoding phage tail assembly chaperone produces MSELSMFFAQNVACDTTEEFVVSQRFKDKEGQPVAWKLRSMTEDENQECRKAATRKVKGKSGVYTSEIDPNDYMAKLMTSSVVHPDLKNAELQRSYNVLGAEALLRKMLLPGEFAALGERVQALNGFATDMNELVEEVKN; encoded by the coding sequence ATGAGTGAATTAAGTATGTTTTTTGCGCAAAATGTGGCTTGTGATACAACGGAGGAATTTGTGGTTTCCCAGCGCTTTAAGGATAAAGAGGGCCAACCCGTGGCCTGGAAGCTGCGCAGCATGACCGAGGATGAGAACCAGGAATGCCGCAAGGCGGCTACCCGCAAGGTTAAAGGGAAAAGTGGGGTGTATACCTCTGAGATTGATCCCAATGACTACATGGCCAAGTTGATGACTTCGAGCGTAGTGCACCCCGATCTGAAAAATGCGGAACTGCAGCGTTCCTATAATGTGCTTGGTGCAGAGGCCTTGCTGCGTAAAATGCTGCTGCCCGGCGAATTCGCTGCGCTTGGTGAACGGGTTCAGGCGCTCAACGGCTTCGCCACCGATATGAACGAATTGGTGGAAGAAGTAAAAAACTAA
- a CDS encoding phage tail tube protein, producing MAFLKASDTLSGQEGRAYAVIGTQTEEMFYVKTLEATVEKTKAEVKTLGRRGVQHKATGWSGSGTMTIFYMTSRFRQMMLDYMHTGVDQYFDIEVTNDDPSSSVGAQRIILKGVNLDSVIMASLDTESDALEEEVSFTFEDVQIAQAFGSPALQ from the coding sequence ATGGCATTTTTGAAGGCTAGCGATACTCTTTCCGGCCAGGAAGGCCGGGCTTATGCTGTGATTGGCACACAAACAGAAGAGATGTTCTATGTAAAAACACTTGAAGCTACCGTAGAGAAAACAAAAGCGGAAGTGAAAACACTTGGACGCCGGGGGGTGCAGCATAAAGCGACCGGATGGTCGGGCAGCGGCACGATGACGATTTTTTATATGACCAGCCGTTTCCGTCAAATGATGCTTGACTACATGCATACAGGTGTGGATCAGTACTTCGATATCGAGGTTACCAATGATGATCCTTCATCGAGTGTCGGGGCACAGCGGATCATTCTGAAAGGTGTTAACCTGGACAGCGTGATTATGGCTTCACTGGATACGGAGTCGGATGCTCTGGAGGAAGAAGTCAGCTTTACCTTTGAGGATGTACAGATTGCCCAGGCCTTTGGCAGCCCTGCACTTCAGTAA